ccttgcagtgtctggcagcactgtgttcctgttagagccaccagcacaagcaccagacgatgctgatccagtgagtactccatcaaaggcatactgtaggcctggcatgtcttgtctactagcttcaatatgaatccgattaaatgtgatagggtgaaggccccagtgcagcagcaacagcacatgatggagacgatgatgaggaggagaccatctctctggattccagaaggcatgaggtatcatgttaagactgtgaaagtactatttactctacaatggtgaggagtcctcatcaaaatcaaaaaatctaatttcttttacaggacccagatgctatacagtgggaaaaccagcctggcaacatagtgcgtattaataaaaggacaccacatcctgccaaattccagctgcgctaattgtattgtgttcacagagctcacaagctatcagaaagttgtatggcaaccacctccggcgccaaatagaactggcagacatagacattcagtacaagaagaaaaagatggaaaatcttgcactggagtccgaaataaaaaagaggacaattaggaaactggaccttgaaataaaaaaacttgagagggaggtgagatatgccttcaatgtacactgtatgctaactgtaacacaaatgtattaatcattatttttctttcctcccccagctccaagaagatgacacagctgaaaataaaaattaggtatattctcgtaaagtcaagtgagccatgacatatgagctcttattgtgagcacacaggacggtggcatctttctaaggttttttttattttcccagcaatcagtacaaccaagtcatcgttataaggcatcgccctcttttgcccacccccccagcaccaggtgtggccactagcctatatgaaggcccaaaattgtgtgttcctttctgctctgacaatggcatgcccattcgtgcgagatgtggtggatgaagaagcacttgtgctgaggagagccttcaggcgagaaagggtcttcagggaccggttggacccactggccttccctgatgaccatctatatgaaagatacaggttttctgcagatggcatcaggtatctatgcagactactgggtcccaggattaagcaccgcactgcacggagccatgcactgagtgtggagcaaatggtttgtgtggccttgcgcttttttgctagtggagccttcctgtactcagtgggggatgcagaacagctgaacaaggccacaatttgccgcacaataaggagtgtgtgtctggctatcaaagcattagcagatgtcttcatctccttccctggccacagaagactctgtgacatcaaagaggagttctataggattgcaggtaagaggatctacaaattacaggacaactgttaacacatagtaggatactcattactttgtgtgacaggtttccccaatgtcattggtgcagtggactgcacacacataaggataaaagccccctcaggtgcccatgaggccgattttgtgaataggaaatcctttcacagcattaatgttcaggtgaacataactttttgatattgtccattgacgaacactctgcattgccagtgatgtgcattgattggtgtaatattcctcatcttatgatttcagatggtctgcaatgctgactgtgtgatcagcaatgttgtggcaaaatggcctggctcagtccatgactccagaatctttcgggcctctgaaatctatcagtgcctatcacaaggtaagccacacaacccctatttataaccatcatggctgtgtcaagaatatcactgtgtttatgaggtagtaatgatgagattttgtgttgacaggtgaattctctggtgtgttgctgggagacagggggtatggctgccagccttttctcctgacacctttcacagacccccaggaagcacagcaggcctacaaccatgcccatgccaggaccagggccagagttgaaatgacctttggcctcctgaaggcacgctttcactgccttcacaaattaagggtcagccctgttagggcatgtgatattactgtggcttgtgctgtcctccacaatgtggcctgcctgaggaaggagagggcccccagagtgccaccagccatggactgggacaatccggcaatcttccctgatgacgacagtggtcggctgctgagggaccaatatgtgttgaattattttagttagtatgtgtgctttcaattttggttaaatatgtcctgcggtggcagaggaatttgggtttttttgggttcgtttttttacgaatttggcctcttatgatgtttgtgcggtatactgtgtgtaatacaaggctgcagggaggctactgcatccattcatttgtctgttcagttgatgtgtatggatttgtcctgcatttattttagtgtgcagacatgcagggtgtgttatatacagacctttgaatgtgtatgtatcattttgtataatatgcttggattctgtgctttccatcttgtagagtcactgtgacttcagtttcgaaaggagctgatggtttacctgctttgttttgtccttattcaataaaggaacataatgttacacattgtgtttttatattcatatggaatgtgtatttgtttatatgacagagtactagggccacactgaagaaaaaggataaagtcataaatttatgaggctggttctttctgcagaaaagctacatattgtttttacagttttgatacttatgacaatgtgatacttaatattctggcacatcagcatgtctttgtttatgaaaccatactgaagtacaatttcacgaaatgccccacatctgtcattttaacaactgtcctcctttaaaacaactggttacaatattatgacttgtgtttttttcccctctgtggccctaatattctatcattttatatatagccttatagtctatgggaaactgtaaattatctaatgatagcaacatcatctaaaaatcattttttatccaaaatcattgaaattaatgatcacaaacgtttaaataatgacagtgggtctagttatatgtgataacaatgtatagtgagcagtgaaataactattggtttccatttgtggtgactgctgactgacattagggatgagattaaatagatcctggaatttagcctggtctggagcaggctagctccacagaataaatctccatggtaatttataccataacatatcctcctgccccctatccatctttagtgcaaccggattacggatcaattgagccaggatcaccaagatatcctggcttaatcccttatcctagttttgtgcaacaggccccaggatgagcttcaaaaaccgaacaatccaagataatgacaaatcgtcaacaatcaaatccagctaactgagttagcgacgtacggagaacgggccccaggaggtatataaacggtattattaacttttgagaacgtcttctggaccaataggaacagcgtattggtccaattattacactagtatataagaaacggatttattaacttttgagaacgtcttctagaccaataggaacagcgtattgctccaattattacactagtatataagaaatatGATTATGAAATGTATTAAATGTTAGGATGATAAACAGCTTTTATTTTATGTCATTGAATTGTTCCCCAGTTACATGTCACTTGATGTTAGCTAtaatttgtttattgttttgtaacaattattatttatttagtatTATTTTGTGTTCAACTCAATAGGCTAGTGTACAATGTTAAGCAACGTAATGTGACCTCTGCTCTTGAAAATAATATCCTCCAGAAACATTAAGATTGACAAGACAATCTCCAAccaacagtaggcctacagcatCTATCATGTTATCTATCATCCTGTCCTGCTCAGTCCTATGCAGATTATTTTGGCGTGCCTGTCCGAGGTTTTAAATGAAATCATCAGAATGGCTACTTCTAAAACCTCATACCAAAGGCCTGACTAGTATGGCTGGCATATTTACTAcaagaaatatttttttatatataaaaagaaGACCTTATATAAATTCTGTATAATGTCAgcaacatttattttttcatgTTGTATATCTAAGTTCCTGTTATTGGTTGGACTAGTTACAACACTGAATGCTTTGCAATAATTTAAGTAACAACACAggtacacaatctctctctcacaccaaaCTTTTGATAAAGCTTGAGATTCCTGTGCACAATGTTGTTTGGACCCCAGTGGGATAATAACTCATGACAGCAGCTTGTGAGGTCTTCCCAGTGTACATATAGTGCATATAATAACAGTACCCTGAGAATAAATAACTGAAATATGCTTTTTACTCAACTTCAGTTGCTGAGTATGGAAACTATAGTTATATAAACATTTATGGCAACAACACAGGAGTATAGTATTGGTTCAGTAGGAAGAATTATTTTTGAAATTTGTACAAACGCATTACAAATGCCATTGAGCAAAATTTGGCTAGATATAGAACATATTTCCACACCTACCACAAAGGTGTCGAAAGATGAAACAATGGAAGGAGGTTGCTAGAACAAAATGGTCATTCTTTTTTCCTTAACCTCTTCAACGGTAAGCAAAACAACTTCATAACCAGTTCATTACTATTTTCAGTACTGAGGAATTATAATCCTAGCCAAAAAAAATTGGACTAGACTTTCACAGTGCTATCAACATGTGTTTACATTGTAAACTCCATATTGTTTTACAACATTGGCAAGACAGATTCAATAGCAGTAAAAACAATCAACAATGTTTATATTAACAATGAACAACTAAGAAACGTATTATTCAATCAGTCCCTATTTTAACACACCAAGCGCAAGATTCGGTAACAGATTCCTTGTGATGTGTTTCTATTAACTATAACTGGCACTGGCCAAATGTTTACAGTATATGTCAAACTTAATTTGACAATGCTCATCACTGGGAAGATTTATGTTGATATATACTTAATCAATAAACATTAGACAGAATCTTGTTCTTAGTGTATTATTGGCCAGCCTTATACTGTAACTGTCGGTTGGCACAATAAAATTGTTTTGTTTCCTTCTAATTTTAAAGTGAGAAAAGATGGAAATTACATTACTGATTATTGATACGGAAAACATAATTttaatatacatacatacattattGTTTTTACTAAAAGTGTAACTAAATCTCGTTGAGAAACTGGAGGATACATAATAGCCAAACTTTGATTCAAGAACACCCATTTGACTTTCAATTATGTCAAGTGTATTTATCAAGTGGTGTGGTTATTTCATTATCAACATTATGTTTATTTTCATAAATGTATCTAGTTGTAGTAACAATAGATATTTTACTTCAATATGTCAAGTATAAAAGCTCTACAGTTGTTGAAATATTTAGTGAGAATTAGGAGAGGCCACTCTTGAGTCACATTAGATTCTGAGACTGACAGTCAATGTGCTGATTATCATTGTTGACCACTCCAGGTCAGTTTGATGTTTTAACTGGACGTGTTTGAGAATAGACATGTGGAAAACAGACACCGCAGTCAGCTTTCACTGAGGTTTTACAAATCACATAAGGCTAATTCAAAATGTGTTCCACCGTGATCATGCTCATGAGGACATTTGATCTATCAATACTGTGTTGATGCCAGTTATTTCTATAAGAACACCTTCATAAATGATTCGATGAGCCTTTAATAATGGGTTCCACGTTTTTGTTTCTTATCAAATGTACAACGCCATAAATGAGAACCTCCAATTTACAGCTGCTCTTCTTTACAGCACCATCTTCGTGAAccaatctttttttgtttttagccATGTGAAGTAGCTACAGTTTCCATTCACCTGCCAGAATACTCTCATAGATGGAGTCAGTGAGTGGAATGTAGGACTTCTCAGAGTAATCCAAGAAATAGAGGAGGTCAGAGAAGGTTGAAGGGTTGAAGCCAGCCTCCACTAGTCGGAATTTCTGCTGCTTAAAGGTACCAGTCATTTCCATTGATTCCTGAAAAATAGATGGCACAGTTGTGATCTTATTTTACGATTATTTAATTAATAGCTTTCAGCCATTATGCTTTGGcaaagtatgcttagaaaactGACTCAAAGGAATACCTTGCATTTCACGTAtgaaaaaataaacatatatcACATATCACAATGCTGCTTTTTCATGTTCTGTCAGCTACTAAGGGCTGTAGTAAGCCAATCCTGCCAGAAGGGGCCAGCACTGTCCCACAGATGTTAACAAATGTTCTTGATGCCCCTGTTTAATTTAACAATCAACCTGCAGTACGAATCATTTTAAGATTCTGATTGTGGACGTATTTTTTACCAAGACCGGTTTTGTAAAAGTTTGGTCAAACAGATTCTCgcataaaaaaattatacaagCACATCTTTCAAAAAAGCATCCAAGCTGACCTGAATCCTTATGAATAGTGGACGAGCATATGCAGGTAAATGCTTCATAGCATAGTCGAATAACTTCTTCCCATCAAACGTGCAGTTGGGCCTCACAATAATGGCTGCCATTCCAGCTCTTCCCTCATTTCCTATAGATACAATGGCTTTCCATTAGTTTTACAATTTTTCAACAATggcgtctcaattaaggagatCTGACAAACGATCTTTAATTCTGATTTCAGGCAGGGAAAAGTGCATCTCAAGAGAGTGGTATGGTTTAATTGCTAATATTACATTCATAATTAATTTCACATTGGGGACAATTATAATATCAACACTCCATGACCTTTCAGGGCAGCTTCAACTGTTTGCTTGCCAACATCAGGAAGTTCCATGAGTGCATGTTACACAcaatacgcacgcacacacagttcctATAAGCATGCTGGTTTCAGGGAGAGGAAAGGCCCACAAAGTACCTGGAATTTCAACCCCGTAAACATTGGCCTCCTGGATAAAGTCCACCAGTCCAAGTACTTCTGTCACCTCTGTGGTTGCCACATTTTCCCCCTTCCACCTGAAATCATATCCACTTGCATTTTATGAATGCCTGTTAACACATAATAAATTATGGTATGGTGTGAAAGGTTTGAGAATACTACAACAGAAAAGTAGTCAGTGTTATCAAGCAGAATACAAGTTGTATGATTTTCTTTAAGAATCAGTACAATAGAATGAAACCAAGATCAAGGAAAAAGGCAGGGTAAGAAATTGTTTTTATAACAGCTGCAGTAGATCCTTGTACACCACAGCATTTCTGTCATGTTAAATTGAGAATTCAATTTTTACACATCTTCATTCATGTATCTAAAATATTTTCATCGTGAAGCAAGTGATAGGTACAGTAAAATCACACTTCGTACCTAAACGTGTCCCCCACTCGGTCCTTGAAACAGATGAAGTCCTCATCATCTTCAGCCATCAGGTCCCCTGTGTTGAAGTAAGCATCTCctttcacaaacacattcctcatcAGCTTCTTCTCAGTCAGCTGCTTGCTCCCTGCATAGCCAAAGAATGGGCTGGTGGGACCCACCTTGGACAAGAGAAGGCCTGTGTCACCTGAAAGGAGACATCCATGTAAGGGGAGACATTTTATACACCCACTGAGATAAAATTAGTTTTTGAACAGGATATGACAATATTATTACAATATATtatattaaaatccagaaaatCAGACACACAACTCAAGAAGACATACGCAGGACAAAATAATAAGTCCATAATCCTTTCCTGTACTGTACGATGAGCCAAATAAATTTACAATTAGCTTTACAAACATTTACTGGGTGGAGAAGACTCGATGAATTACAAGGTATTTGTGCACAAATTTGTGCACAAGGTTTGAATATGTTTGAATATGCTAATATGCTCTTACCCTTTTTCACGTGTTGACAAAATCCCTGCTTGTCATGCACTGGCTCATCTTTGATTATGTCGTATTTCACCAAATCATACTTGAAAATAAGCTAAAAgaaggacacagacacagataatATTTAGTTCATATGTGGATATTACTGGGGATCAGAACTGGGTGGTATTGCAGAAATCAAGCATTGTGATGGAGCCTAATTCCAAAGGTCAAAGCATAGAACTGTATGTTCCCTCTGAGACTTCGATGGTGTGTgctttacacacatacaaacaagaaTATGGCATAATGTCTTTTAGCCAATGGCATTGAACTACTAGAGCTTGGTAATGGCTCTGAGAAAATAGGTATTACATTATTTGTTGTGTTTATTTTCTGATTCTGTTCACAAGTCACTACCATACCATAATTTCAGGAATctatgtgcgcttgtgtgtctgtctgtgtggttttaTAGTGGCATTTTAGGGCAATGAGTGTCCAACAATTATCTCGAGAACCAAGCACTGCAAAGTTGTAGTTTTGCATATGTCATTTGTTTCAAAACCCAAAGAcatgctgtgctgtgtttgacGTTGTTTGGGTAAGCGCTTCGACATCCATACAAATATATTGTAGCGACAATGCTCTTGGCACCCAGAATGCACCGCGGCAGGCAGAAAACCGAAGAAGTATAAGGTtttagcttagttagataagcattgtttagagttctattgttgtgttcgttctgttttgatatgtgtaatgtgatgatctgtagtttggataatttgagtgttcaccctgattgtgacTGTTGGCTAGTTAGATGGCTATACAAGCTGTCCAATGTAAAAGTGTGTCTGTAATAATAAAGAGTCGTGAGCAATATTCCTTCTCAATTCTTGAATGCTAGCTGGCGCTACAATATTCTTAATATCACAGCGACACTGATCTGAATGCTTGAGCCTCTGATCTCACGAGACACTGAGACACTGCCCCATCCCACTATCAGTCCTCAAGGGTTATGCAGTTGGGCCGCCaaacaaatgaaaacaaaaatatgaaaaatgaataaatatcaaaatatttatatactgtcagaccggggggggggggggggggcggggctactTT
This is a stretch of genomic DNA from Osmerus mordax isolate fOsmMor3 chromosome 20, fOsmMor3.pri, whole genome shotgun sequence. It encodes these proteins:
- the LOC136964418 gene encoding putative nuclease HARBI1 isoform X1 produces the protein MATRAAYFSPSEAQILMEAYEEVKDIIKKKGNTATVIKQREKAWQSIADRLNALNMNGPKRTWQQVKIKYKNILQNAVKKNTHRQGTGGGSPKADLTPAEDMALELNKGRPVLEGIPGGKETSIGSSQDATRFIQVSGSTVFLLEPPAQAPDDADPGEGPSAAATAHDGDDDEEETISLDSRRHEDPDAIQWENQPGNISSQAIRKLYGNHLRRQIELADIDIQYKKKKMENLALESEIKKRTIRKLDLEIKKLERELQEDDTADDHLYERYRFSADGIRYLCRLLGPRIKHRTARSHALSVEQMVCVALRFFASGAFLYSVGDAEQLNKATICRTIRSVCLAIKALADVFISFPGHRRLCDIKEEFYRIAGFPNVIGAVDCTHIRIKAPSGAHEADFVNRKSFHSINVQMVCNADCVISNVVAKWPGSVHDSRIFRASEIYQCLSQGEFSGVLLGDRGYGCQPFLLTPFTDPQEAQQAYNHAHARTRARVEMTFGLLKARFHCLHKLRVSPVRACDITVACAVLHNVACLRKERAPRVPPAMDWDNPAIFPDDDSGRLLRDQYVLNYFS
- the LOC136964418 gene encoding uncharacterized protein isoform X3 codes for the protein MATRAAYFSPSEAQILMEAYEEVKDIIKKKGNTATVIKQREKAWQSIADRLNALNMNGPKRTWQQVKIKYKNILQNAVKKNTHRQGTGGGSPKADLTPAEDMALELNKGRPVLEGIPGGKETSIGSSQDATRFIQVSGSTVFLLEPPAQAPDDADPGEGPSAAATAHDGDDDEEETISLDSRRHEDPDAIQWENQPGNISSQAIRKLYGNHLRRQIELADIDIQYKKKKMENLALESEIKKRTIRKLDLEIKKLERELQEDDTADDHLYERYRFSADGISGAFLYSVGDAEQLNKATICRTIRSVCLAIKALADVFISFPGHRRLCDIKEEFYRIAGFPNVIGAVDCTHIRIKAPSGAHEADFVNRKSFHSINVQMVCNADCVISNVVAKWPGSVHDSRIFRASEIYQCLSQGEFSGVLLGDRGYGCQPFLLTPFTDPQEAQQAYNHAHARTRARVEMTFGLLKARFHCLHKLRVSPVRACDITVACAVLHNVACLRKERAPRVPPAMDWDNPAIFPDDDSGRLLRDQYVLNYFS
- the LOC136964418 gene encoding putative nuclease HARBI1 isoform X2, whose translation is MATRAAYFSPSEAQILMEAYEEVKDIIKKKGNTATVIKQREKAWQSIADRLNALNMNGPKRTWQQVKIKYKNILQNAVKKNTHRQGTGGGSPKADLTPAEDMALELNKGRPVLEGIPGGKETSIGSSQDATRFIQVSGSTVFLLEPPAQAPDDADPGEGPSAAATAHDGDDDEEETISLDSRRHEDPDAIQWENQPGNISSQAIRKLYGNHLRRQIELADIDIQYKKKKMENLALESEIKKRTIRKLDLEIKKLERELQEDDTADDHLYERYRFSADGIRYLCRLLGPRIKHRTARSHALSVEQMVCVALRFFASGAFLYSVGDAEQLNKATICRTIRSVCLAIKALADVFISFPGHRRLCDIKEEFYRIAVDCTHIRIKAPSGAHEADFVNRKSFHSINVQMVCNADCVISNVVAKWPGSVHDSRIFRASEIYQCLSQGEFSGVLLGDRGYGCQPFLLTPFTDPQEAQQAYNHAHARTRARVEMTFGLLKARFHCLHKLRVSPVRACDITVACAVLHNVACLRKERAPRVPPAMDWDNPAIFPDDDSGRLLRDQYVLNYFS